The proteins below are encoded in one region of Lactuca sativa cultivar Salinas chromosome 3, Lsat_Salinas_v11, whole genome shotgun sequence:
- the LOC111884443 gene encoding COP1-interactive protein 1: MEDETVASSEVPVTKVVEETKEDIIPADKEVKKEEEAPLDGEFIKVEKETVEVNDVESHTTSRALPVEDEKPSIVEKSREVLEAQEKVSELESELGKLTTALKHSESENTDLKNQVSVANEKLEQQEKKHEDLEASHKKLQEEFKEAEERYHSQVTNLQEELQAQEANQKELVKVKESFETLNIELESSKKKMQDLEQELGRSADDAQKFEELHKQSGSHAESETKKAMEFERLLQLAQVSAKEMEDQMGLIQEELKGLYAKIADHEKVEETLKNTTVELSAAQQELEVCKSQILEFEQNISSLDNLLSSTKESLQAKESEFEELKLKLQEEEKAKVVVQDEVASIREELTKLTTEKEALDVVVVDLKTELAETKDRCTDVEAKLQVSTENITNTDTLLSQALAERKELEQKNLELEEFVRLSKAETEKAKSQSAVLELKVKETETELQQFSAKISELTSTLFTLEEEKHQLNQQVKDFTDKVAQLESELTQSSSRTTELESELKNVVEKAADHEGRANTSHQRSIELEDIIQKLESELTQSSLRHTELESELKNVLEKAADHEGRANTSHQRSVELEDIIQTLNIRAENSGKKASELELLLEAEKYRIQELEEQISTLEKKCKETEEGSNVHSNKVSELEAELDAFRTKATALEAALESVTKNEQELTESLNLATTEKKQLEDTSRKLSEQVAEAENLVEVLRNELKVSQEKLETVETDLGSKLKSAEEKLEEQERSLGETVANFTSRDTEAKSLLEKLNTFEEQLKTYEAQLVEANERSASLKDELDQLLLIEANTKSENEDLKRKILETEENVTKSTNENDMLVATIIELKDKVNELEISLSGVHSEKESAAQAIDSHVKTIADLTEQHSKATELADLKLTQELAAYEAKLNDLQTSLTAALTEKDETFSHLHISKKEIEELKEKFTSEGQNLQSQISSLMEENNMLNETHQNAKKELQTYITTLEEQVKEHASNETSVKAELESLKAQIEENAKLYDNLKNLEEKLAASQKTIDQQGSERDAALKEVEAKKAAISDLEKQIKDLQAANAKAKEQVTDNSSEIKSRDFGATMTTPSKRKSKKNAESSSTVQNNQASASSKTVQNQATDHDSFGTSVKFIVGVALVSVIIGIVLGKRY; encoded by the exons ATGGAAGATGAGACTGTAGCAAGCTCGGAGGTACCAGTCACCAAGGTTGTTGAG GAAACTAAGGAGGACATAATCCCAGCAGATAAGGAGGTCAAGAAGGAAGAAGAAGCGCCTTTAGATGGGGAATTTATAAAAGTCGAAAAGGAAACTGTAGAAGTAAACGATGTTGaatcccatacaacatctcgagcATTGCCTGTTGAAGATGAAAAACCATCCATCGTTGAAAAAAGCAGAGAAGTACTTGAGGCACAGGAGAAAGTAAGTGAACTTGAGAGCGAATTAGGAAAATTAACCACAGCCCTCAAACATTCAGAGTCCGAAAATACCGATCTCAAAAACCAAGTCTCAGTCGCAAACGAGAAACTTGAGCAACAAGAAAAGAAACATGAAGATCTCGAAGCCAGCCATAAGAAACTACAAGAAGAATTCAAAGAAGCTGAAGAGAGATACCATTCACAGGTTACTAATCTGCAAGAGGAACTTCAAGCTCAAGAGGCTAACCAAAAGGAACTGGTCAAGGTAAAGGAATCATTTGAAACCCTAAACATTGAGCTTGAAAGCTCAAAAAAGAAAATGCAAGATCTAGAACAAGAGCTAGGTCGTTCTGCAGATGATGCACAAAAATTCGAAGAGTTACATAAACAGAGTGGTTCACATGCTGAATCGGAGACTAAAAAAGCAATGGAGTTTGAACGATTGCTTCAGTTGGCTCAAGTGAGTGCAAAAGAAATGGAAGATCAAATGGGTTTAATCCAAGAAGAGCTCAAAGGTTTATACGCAAAAATCGCTGATCATGAAAAGGTGGAAGAAACACTCAAGAACACAACCGTAGAGCTGTCTGCAGCACAACAAGAGTTGGAAGTttgtaaatcacaaattttagAATTTGAACAAAATATCTCGTCCCTTGATAATCTTCTCTCATCAACCAAGGAATCTCTTCAAGCAAAAGAATCCGAATTTGAAGAACTCAAACTGAAGCTTCAAGAGGAAGAGAAAGCAAAAGTAGTGGTCCAAGATGAGGTGGCTTCAATTCGAGAAGAACTCACGAAACTAACAACCGAAAAGGAAGCTCTTGATGTAGTTGTGGTCGATTTGAAAACCGAATTAGCAGAAACCAAGGATCGTTGTACTGATGTTGAAGCAAAGTTACAGGTGTCGACTGAAAACATCACCAATACAGACACCCTTTTGTCTCAAGCTTTGGCAGAACGTAAAGAACTGGAACAGAAGAATCTTGAGCTCGAGGAATTCGTTCGTTTATCCAAAGCTGAAACAGAGAAGGCAAAATCACAGTCGGCTGTCTTGGAACTCAAAGTGAAAGAAACCGAAACAGAACTCCAACAGTTTTCTGCTAAAATATCCGAGCTTACCTCAACACTGTTCACTCTCGAAGaagaaaagcatcaactaaacCAGCAAGTAAAAGATTTTACAGACAAGGTAGCTCAGCTAGAATCTGAGTTGACTCAATCGTCTTCACGTACCACAGAGCTTGAATCGGAGCTTAAAAATGTTGTAGAAAAGGCTGCTGATCATGAAGGAAGAGCAAACACGAGCCATCAACGTAGTATTGAGCTTGAAGATATAATCCAGAAATTAGAATCTGAGTTGACTCAATCATCTTTGCGTCACACGGAGCTTGAGTCTGAGCTTAAGAATGTTCTAGAAAAGGCTGCTGATCATGAAGGAAGAGCAAACACAAGCCATCAACGTAGCGTTGAGCTTGAAGATATAATTCAAACGTTGAACATAAGAGCCGAAAATTCAGGTAAAAAGGCGAGTGAATTGGAGTTGTTGCTAGAAGCAGAAAAGTACAGAATCCAGGAGCTTGAAGAGCAGATTAGTACACTCGAGAAGAAATGTAAGGAAACAGAAGAAGGTTCTAATGTCCATTCCAATAAAGTATCTGAACTCGAAGCAGAACTAGACGCCTTCCGAACAAAAGCAACAGCTCTTGAGGCTGCACTCGAATCTGTCACtaaaaatgaacaagaattaaccGAATCTTTGAATTTAGCAACCACTGAGAAAAAACAACTGGAAGACACCTCGAGGAAATTATCAGAGCAGGTTGCTGAAGCAGAAAACCTAGTTGAAGTACTGAGAAATGAACTCAAAGTCTCTCAGGAGAAACTAGAAACAGTCGAAACTGATCTTGGATCTAAGCTTAAGTCAGCTGAGGAAAAACTTGAGGAGCAAGAAAGATCATTGGGAGAAACAGTTGCAAATTTCACTAGCAGAGACACAGAGGCGAAATCGTTACTTGAGAAATTAAACACTTTTGAAGAACAATTAAAGACATACGAAGCACAGTTAGTTGAAGCAAACGAAAGATCTGCATCGCTAAAAGACGAATTAGATCAGCTTTTACTGATAGAAGCCAACACAAAAAGCGAGAACGAAGACCTCAAAAGAAAGATTTTGGAAACGGAAGAGAATGTTACCAAGTCCACCAATGAGAACGACATGTTGGTTGCAACCATTATTGAGCTCAAAGACAAAGTCAACGAGCTTGAAATTTCACTAAGTGGGGTACACAGTGAAAAGGAATCTGCAGCTCAAGCAATTGATTCTCATGTCAAGACTATTGCTGATTTAACCGAACAGCATTCTAAAGCCACTGAGCTTGCAGATCTGAAACTTACTCAAGAACTTGCTGCTTATGAAGCCAAATTGAACGATCTGCAGACAAGTTTGACTGCTGCTTTGACTGAAAAAGACGAGACATTCAGTCACCTCCATATCTCCAAAAAAGAAATTGAAGAGTTAAAAGAAAAGTTCACTTCTGAAGGGCAGAATCTCCAGTCTCAG ATATCATCATTGATGGAAGAGAACAACATGTTGAATGAAACACATCAAAACGCTAAAAAGGAGCTTCAGACGTATATCACTACACTTGAAGAGCAAGTGAAAGAACATGCATCTAATGAAACGTCTGTAAAAGCTGAGCTTGAAAGTCTCAAGGCACAGATCGAAGAGAATGCTAAATTATACGACAATTTAAAGAACCTTGAAGAGAAACTAGCAGCATCTCAAAAGACCATTGACCAACAG GGGTCGGAAAGAGATGCGGCTTTGAAGGAGGTTGAAGCAAAGAAGGCAGCAATTTCAGATTTGGAGAAACAAATCAAAGACTTGCAGGCAGCCAATGCTAAAGCTAAAGAACAG GTTACTGATAACTCAAGTGAGATAAAATCAAGGGACTTTGGAGCAACAATGACAACACCATCAAAGCGCAAGAGCAAGAAAAATGCGGAATCATCAAGCACTGTACAGAATAATCAAGCATCAGCCTCATCAAAGACAGTACAGAATCAAGCAACTGATCATGATTCTTTTGGCACAAGTGTTAAGTTCATCGTGGGAGTAGCATTGGTTTCGGTGATTATTGGTATAGTTCTTGGTAAACGATATTAG